The genomic DNA GGCGTCCGGCCATCTGGCGGCCAAGGGGGTCAAGAAAGTCATCATCACAGCGCCGGCCAAAGGGGAGGATCTCACCATCGTGATGGGGGTCAACGACGCGCGGTATGACCCGGCCACGCACCACGTCATCTCCAACGCGTCCTGCACGACCAATTGCGTGGTCCCTATCGCTAAGCTGATCCACGAGCGCTTCACCATCCAGCGCGGCTACATGACGACGATCCACTCCTACACCAACGATCAGCGGCTGCTGGATCTCACCCACAAAGATTTGCGGCGCGCTCGCGCCGCCGCCTTGTCCATGATTCCCAGCACGACCGGGGCCGCGAAGACCGTCGGGGTGGTGTTTCCTGAGCTGAAGGGCAAGATCGACGGCATGTCCATGCGGGTGCCCACGCCGAACGTCTCCATCGTCGACCTCTCCTGCCAGGTGGCGAAAGACACCTCCGTCGAGGAGGTGAACGCGGTGTTTAAGGCGGCGGCGGAGGGCCCGATGTAGCGCATACTGCATTACAACACCGACCCGCTCGTCTCCAAGGATTTCACCGGCAACCCGCACTCGTGCATCTTCGACGCGCCGCTTACGGCGGACATCGACAAGACGCTGGTCAAGAC from Candidatus Omnitrophota bacterium includes the following:
- a CDS encoding aldehyde dehydrogenase, translated to MAVRIGINGFGRIGRNVFRAGFNRPGLEFVAINDLPTPTATLAHLLKYDSILGMFNAEVSAAEDGVVVNGKKLKMFTSKQPAEIPWGELGVDIVVESTGAFTDKEKASGHLAAKGVKKVIITAPAKGEDLTIVMGVNDARYDPATHHVISNASCTTNCVVPIAKLIHERFTIQRGYMTTIHSYTNDQRLLDLTHKDLRRARAAALSMIPSTTGAAKTVGVVFPELKGKIDGMSMRVPTPNVSIVDLSCQVAKDTSVEEVNAVFKAAAEGPM
- a CDS encoding type I glyceraldehyde-3-phosphate dehydrogenase codes for the protein MLHYNTDPLVSKDFTGNPHSCIFDAPLTADIDKTLVKT